The following is a genomic window from Miltoncostaea oceani.
AGGCCGAGGTCGCGGGCGAGCACCTGGGCGGCCATCGTCTTGCCGGTCCCCGACTCGCCGGCGAACAGCGTCTTCAGGCCCTGCGTCCGCGCGACGGTGCGGCCGTACCCCCACTCGGAGAGCACCAGGTCGCGGTGCCGCAGGTACGCCGAGATCGAGTGGAGGACCTCCGTCGGGCGCTCCGGCAGCACGAGCTGCTCCCAGCCGAACGCGGGGTCGAGGCGGGCGGCGAGCTCGCCGAGCCGGCCGCTGGAGGCGCGGCGGGCGCCGAGGTCGAGGTGCCGCGGCTCCGGCCCCGCGAGGCCCTCGACGGCGGCGGTGTGGCGTGCGACCTCGGCGGCGTCGGCGATCTGGGACATCGACAGGCGGAACTTGGCGGCGACGTCGTCGACGTCGTCCACCCCGGCGTGCGCCGCCCAGGCGGCGCGCCGCTCGGTGAAGGTGGGGGCGGGCGCCTCGACGACGATGGCGGTGCGGTCGCCGAGCGCGACGGCGGCCTCCGCGCCGAGGCCGCAGACGAGGGCGCGCTCGCCCATGCCCGACAGGGTGCGCAGCGCGCCGCGCCGGGCGGCGGGCTCCAGGCCCTCCAGGCCCTCCACCACGAGGCGCCGCCCCTCGAGCGCGGCGGCGAGGCGCGCCTCCCGCATCAGGTCGGGGTCGCCGGCCTCGACGGCGTCGAGCACCAGCAGCGGCGTGCCGAGGGCGGCGGCCAGCAGCGACGGCGCGTCGGGCCCGACCACGAGCAGCGGCAGGTGGGTGTCGCAGGCGATCAGCGCCCGGAGCTCGGCGAGCATCTCCGCCCGGCCGGGGTCGGCCGCCGGCACCGGCTCGCGGCGCAGGCGCCCCCCGCCGCCGGCCTCGTCGAGGTCGGCGCCGAGCAGCAGGGCGGCGACGGGGTCCGCGACCTTCACGGCGCGGTCGGCGATCGGCGTCTGGCCCCGGTCGTCGAGCAGGCGCAGCGCGCCGAGGCGGCGCAGCGGCGCGTCGCGGCCGAAGCGGGCGAGCACGTCGCCGGGCGCGACGCCCCCGCCGGCGACGAGCCGCGCCACGAGTCCCGGGCTCGGCAGCTTGCGGGTGACGTCGTCGTGCAGGTAGGCGTAGAGGCGCCCGTAGGCGGGGTTCAGCTCGGGGGCGGCGCAGACGGCGAGGACGGCGGCGTCGACCTCGTCGAGGCCGAGGCGCTCCGCCGCGTGGCGCAGGCGTCCCTCGGGGTCCATCGCCGGGCCGGCGCGGGCGATCGCGACGGCCAGCTCGTCGGTGACGTACAGGCCCCGGAACGGGTCCGTCGGGTTCGGGTCGGAGGCCGCGACGGCCTCGACGGCGGCGCGCACCCGCGCCTCGACCGCCGCCAGGCCCACCGGGCCGTCAGCCGGCCAGCTCATCCGCGGCCGCGTCCGCCTCGCGCTCGGCGGGGTCCCCCGGCTGGGAGACGGTCAGCGAGCCCCCCGTCGGCGCGCCCCGCTGCTGCGCGACGTGGGTGAGCTCGTGGGCGAGCAGGCGGTCGCCGTCGGGCGTGCCGGGTGCGTGGGAGCCCTCGGAGAAGAACACGTCGCGGCCCACGGCGAAGGCCTTCGCGGCGACCGACCGGGCGAGGTCGTCGGCGGCGCGGCCGTCGTGCACCCGCACGTCGTCGAGGGGGTCGCCGAGCGCCGGCCCGAACCGGTCCCGCACGCCGTCGTCGAGCGGCCGGCCGCCACCGCGCGCCCCCGCGATCGCGGCGGCGACGTCGGGGTGGGCCCGGCCGTCGGGGAGGATCCCGTCGCCGTGGCGCGCCAGGGCGGTGAACGCCCGGTTGCCGACGCTCGACGCGAGGCGCTCGACGGGGCTGAGGGCGGCGTCCTCCGCCTCCCGCTCGGCGCCGCCCCGGTCGTGGGCGACGTCGTGCTCGTGTCCGTGCCCGCTCACCGGCGGTCGCTCCCACGGGGGCTCATCGGACGATCGTAGGCCCGTCCGCGCGTCGCTGTCACCCCGGGGGCGCGCCCCTTCGTGCAGACCATCGGGCAGCGCACCGCGCCGGGGCGGCTCTTGTCCCGCGCGGTGCCGGATGGGATGTTGCGCCCGTGGACGAGGTCTTCGAGGTCACGGGCGGCAGGGACCAGGGCGCACGGCACGGGCTGGCGGGCGACGAGGCGCGCATCGGGCGCGACCCGTCCGCCGACATCGTGCTCACCGACCCGCGCGTCTCCCGGCGGCACGCCCGGGTCTGGGTCGACGCGGGCCTGCTGATGATCGAGGACCTCGACTCGACGGGCGGGACGTCGGTCAACGGGCGGAGGATCGCCCGCCCCACCGCCCTCGCGACGGGCGATGTGCTCACCCTCGGCGCGACGGACCTGCGGGTCCTGTGGGCGCCCGCCCCCGCGGCGACCGTCTTCGGCCCCGCCATCGTCATGGACGACCCGCCGCCGCCCCCGCCGCCCCCGCCCGTGGAGGCGCCCCCGCCGCCCCCGCCGCCCGTCGCGCCGCCCCCGCCCGTCGACGACGCCCCCGGGTACGAGGAGCCCTTCGCGGCCGACGAGCCCCTCGTGGTCGAGGAGCCCCCGCCGCCGCCCCCTCCGGACGACGCGCCGCCGCCCCCGGACGAGGAGCCGGTGGCCGTGCCCGCACCGGATCCGTTCCCGGTGGAGCCGCCCGACTGGCCGCCCCCTCCGCCGCCGCCCCCGGTGGCCGACGATCCGCCACCCCCGCCGCCGCCCCCGGAGGAGGACGCGTACGCGACGTTCTCGCGCGCCGCCGTGCCGGCGCCCGAGGCGCCGCTCACCCCGCCGCCGCCCCCCGTCGACGTCGGCGAGCCCCCGCCGCCCCCGCCCCCGGTCGACGACCTCGGCACGCCTCCGCCGCCACCCCCGCCGGTGGACGTCGGGCCGCCGCCGCCACCCCCGCCCCCGGTCGACCCGGGGCCGCCACCGCCCCCGCCCCCGCCGGTCGAGGTCCCGCCGCCCCCGCCCGTGGACGCGCCGCCACCGCCGCCACCACCCCCGCCTCCCGCGGACGCCCCGACGGGCGAGATCGGCGGGGACGCCGGCGCCGACGCCCCGGAGGGGACGCCCAAGCGCAAGTGGTTCTGGCAGAAGAAGGACGAGTAGGCCGCCCCCCGGGGCGGCCCGCGGTCAGTCCTTCACGCGGGTGGTGGCGAAGAGGTAGGTCATGACGGCGAAGACGCCGGTCATGATCGCGGCGGCGATCGGGTCGGCGCCGCGGCCCTCGATGGTCGCCGCGATCGTCTCGGCGAACAGCGCGATGCCGATCAGGCCGAACATGACGAAGCCGACCCAGTTGGCCCAGCCGACCGGCAGGTACTTGCGGGTGCCGACGGTCTCGGGGGCCGGGGCGTAGTTCGCCCGCCGCCCGCCGCCGCCCTTCTTCGTCTTCCTCGATCGTGCCACGGACGGCAGGGTAGCAGCGCCGACCGCTAGCCTCCGGCGATGCCCGAGCCGAGCCCCGGGGACTGGCGGACGGTCCTGATCGCGCACGCGGCCCTCGAGACCGGTCTGCTCGCCGCGTTCGCCGTCCCGGCGACACCCGACGACGCCGCGCGGGCGGCCGGGCTCGACGCGCGCGCCACCCGCATCGTCGCCACCGCGCTCGTCGGCTCCGGCCACCTCCGCGCCGCGCCCGGCGGGCTGCTCGCCCTCACCGACACCGGGGCCCTGCTCGTCGACCCGTCCCCCGACGGGGCCGACCCCGCGGGGGAGCTGCACCTCGACGCCCGCGCCATCCGCAGCCACCTGCGCCTCGCGGAGACGCTCCTCACCGGCGACCCCCCCGACGACGTCTCCGGCGGCGACCGCGCGACCCGCGAGCGCTTCATGCGGGCGATGCGGCAGATCGCCGGCCCGCGCGCCGACGAGGCCGCCGTCGCGATCGGCCCGCCGCGGGGCCACGGGCGGCTCCTCGACGTCGGCGGCGCGCCCGGCACCTACGCCCGCCGCCTCGCCGGGGCCGGCTGGGACGTCACGGTGCTCGACCTGCCCGACACGCTCGAGATCGGCGCGCCCGACCTGCACGCCGCCGGCATCGCGACCGTCGCCGGCGACGCCACCCGCGGGCTCCCCGACGGGCCGTGGGACGCCGTCTACATGGGCAACGTCGTCCACCTGCTCGACCCCGCGGAGGCGGCCGCCCTCGTCGCCCGGGCGGGCGCGGCCCTCGCGCCCCGCGGCCTCCTCGCGATCCAGGAGGTGCTCGGCGGCGCGAGCCCCCAGGCCCCCGCCTTCGGGGTGATGATGCTGCTCTCCACGGCGGGTGGGGACGCCTACCCCGAGGCCGACTACCGCGCCTGGATGGCCGCGGCGGGATGCCCGCTGGAGCGGGTCGTGCCGATCGCGGCGGGGTGGCACCACCTGCTGCTCGGCCGGCGGGCCCCGTGACCCGGCGCGAGGTCACCGCCGACGCCGGCCCGACCGACCGCGTCCCCCCGTACCGGTTCTCGGCGCGCTCGCGCGTCGACGTGGCGGACACGGACCTCGGGGAGGTCGTCTACTACGGCCGCTACCCCGTCCACATCGACCGGGCGGTGCTCGCCCACCGGCGCCACCTCGGGATCCCGGTACTCGGCCCGGAGGGACACCTGTTCGTGGTGCGCTCCCTGGAGATCGACTACCTCACCTCCGCGCGGTTCGACGACGAGGTCGAGGTGCTGGTGCGCGTGAGCGGTCTCGGCCGGACGAGCCACACGCTGGACCTGCGGATGGAGCGCCTCGGGCCGGACCCCGCGCACGTCGGGGACGCCCGGCTCGTGATCGTCGGCCTGTCGGCCTACGGGGGCCGGCCGTCGCGGATGCCGGCGACGATGCGCGACGCGATCCTGGCGTTCGAGGACCTCGGGCCGGGCGCCGCGTGAGGCCCTTCGGCGAGGACGCCGCCCTGCTGGACGCGGCGGGGGCCGACCCCGGTGGGCTCGCGCGCCTCGAGCGGGACCTGGAGGCCGGGCTCGGCGACCTGCCGTACGCCGGCGGGGTCGACGCGCACGTCCACATCGGCCGGGACCGCGACGGGCACGCCCTGGACGCCGACGCCCTCGTCGCCGACCTCGACCGGTGGGGCCTCGCCGCCGCCGTCTGCTTCCCCGCGAACGAACCCGGCGACGACGGTGCGTTCACCGCCGCGAACGCCGCGGTCGCCGCGGCCGCCCGGCGCCACCCGGGCCGGATCATCCCGTTCTGCCGCATCGACCCCTCACGCCCCGGCGCGCACGCGGCGATGGCGGCGGCGGCCGCCGACGGCGCACGCGGACTGAAGCTGCACCCCGTCGCGCAGCGCCTGCGCCCCGAGTCGCCGGAGTTCGTCGCGGCCGTGCGGGACGCCGCGGGGCGCGGGTGGCCCGTCACGATCCACGCCGGCTACGGCGCCCGCGCGCTGGAGGAGCCGATCGCGACCCTCGTCGCGGCGGTCCCCGACGCCCGGATCGTCCTGGCCCACGCGGGTCGCGGTGACGCCCGCGCCCTGGCGGCCCGCCTCGCCGGCTGGCCGGGGGTGATGCTCGACACGTCCCTCGCCGCGCTCGCCGACCTGGTGGCGCTGCCGCCCGGACGCCTGGTCTTCGGGTCGGACCGCCCCTACGGGGACCACGGCACCGCCCTCGCGCTCGTCGCCGCGGCCGCGCGCGTGGCCGGCTGGACCGGCGACGAGGCGGGCGGCGTCATGGGCGGCAACCTCCGCCGGTGGCTGCCGTGACCCGCGGGGAGGCCGTCCGCCTCTGCGCCGCCCTCGCCCAGTGCGAGATCGCCCTGGTGCGGCGGGACCCCGTCGCGCCGGCGCTCCTGGCGCAGGCGGCGCGGCACGCCGACGGCCTGCCGCCCTCCCCGTACGTGGCGGAGGCCGCCCGCCTCGCACGGTCCGTCGCCGTCGACGCCGACGGACCGGCCGCCGCCGCGGCCCGCAAGGCGGTCCAGGCGCTCTGCCGCGCCGCCGTCATCGCGGTCGACGCCGAGCTGCTGGGCGCCGCGTGAGCGCCGCCACCCGCGAACGGCTCGCGCGGATGCTCGCCGACGGGCCGATCGACCTGGCCGAGGCGAACCTGCTGATCTGCGCCGAGGCGGGCGACGGCCTCGACATGGCGTCCGAGCTCGCCCACGTTGAGGGCCTCGCGCAGCTCGCCCGCGAGGGGGGCGTCGTCCCGGTGCTGCGCGACCAGGGCTTCACCGGCGCCACCGAGGACTACGACGACCCCGACCACTCCCGGCTCGACCGCCTGCTCGCGACGCGCCGCGGCATGCCCATCACCCTCGCGACCCTGGCGCTCGCCGTGGCGGCGCGGGTGGGGGCGCCGATGGCGGGCATCGGCATGCCCGGCCACTTCATCGTGGCCGACACGGGCGGCGCCGAGCCGGTCTACATCGACCCCTTCGGCGGCTGGCGGCGCCTCGACCTCGCCGACTGCGCCGCGCTCGTCGAGCGCACGTCCGGCCTGCCGTTCCAGCCCGCGTTCCTCGACCCCGTCCCCCCGCGGGCGATCCTGGCGCGCACCCTGCTGAACCTGCGCGGCTCCTACCTGCGCCGCCGCCGGCTCGACGCCGCCCTCTGGACGGTCGAGGTCGGCATGATCGTGGCGCCGGACGACGCCGAGCTCGTGGTCGGCTCGGTCGTGCTGCTCACCGGCGCCGGGCGGTACGAGGAGGCGGAGGCGGCGGCCACCGCGTTCCTCGCGGCACGGCCCGGCGATCCCGCCGCGTCCGCGATCGAGGCGCAACTCCAGACCCTTGGTGATCTCCGACGGAGGATGAATTGACCAGCCCCGCGATCGCCGCACAGGTCCTCGCGGCCAACCGCCGCTTCTACGACGCCCTCGAGGCGCTCGACGCCGGGGCGATGGAGGCGTGCTGGGCGTCGTCGCCCGCGCCCGCCTGCGTCCATCCCGGCGGCCCCTGGCAGCGCGGCTGGGAGGAGGTCGCCGCCGGATGGGACGCCATCATGTCGGCGACGGGCTACATCGAGTTCGAGATCGCCGACGCCGTCGTGTCGATCGTCGACCCGGTCGCGTGGGTGACCTGCGTCGAGCGGATCACCTCGGCGGTGGGGGAGGGCGGCCAGACGGCCGTGGCCGAGGTGGCGGCGACGAACCTCTTCGTGCTCGACGGCACCGGGTGGCACCTCGCCCTGCACCACGCGTCGCCCGTGATCCGCCCCGCGCTGGTGGACGAGTGAGCGGCCGTGGCCGCGACGTCGCCCGCGCCGCGGGGCGCGTCGGCGAGGAGATCGTCCGCGCCCGCATCGCGTTCTACCTCGGCGGGGCAGCCGCCCTGACCCTCGGGGGGCTGGCGCTGCTCGTGCTGCTGGTGCTGGCCGTCGCGGGCGCCGGTCCCGGCCTCGGAGCGTCCGTGGTGATCGTCGCCGCCGCCGCGCTGCTGGGCATGCTCGCGGCGCGGGCGGTGGTGAAGCGCATCTCGGTCGCGACCGTGACGGCGCTCGCGGGGCGGCTCATCGCGCGGCAGCGTCGCCGCCGGGGCCGCTGAGCCGCCGCCGGGGGTCACCCGGCGGCGGCGCGGTGCCTGCTAGGCCTTGCTGGCCAGGTAGTCGGCGACCATCTTCTCGCCGGCGGCGTGGCCGTCCTCGAAGTAGACCTTGTTGATCTCCTTGAAGACCTCCCACTTCTCCGGGACGTCGTCCTCCGCCATGGTGGCGTCGACCGGGCACGCCTCGACGCATGCGTCGCAGTCGATGCACTCGGCGGGGTCGATGTAGAGCATCGTGGCCTCGTCGTGGTTCTCCTCACCCGCGGCGGGGTGGATGCAATCCACGGGACACACGTCGGCACAGGAGGTGTCCTTGGTGCCGATGCAGGGCTCTGTGATGACGTAGGCCATTCAGCGTTCCTCGGGCGTCGGGGACGACGGCGCCAGGAGTGGGATCGGGGGCGCCGCGCGAGGGGACGACTCTACCAGCGGCGGACGACTCAGGAAGGGCTGAGCGCGGGCCGGGGGACCGCCGCGACGATCGCGTCGGCCGCCTCCATCAGCGCGAGGGCCGCCGGGCTGCCGGGGTGGGCGGCCACCACGGGCAGGCCCCGGTCCCCCGCCTCGGCGACCGCCGGCTCCAGGGGGATCCGGCCGAGCAGCGGCACCCCGAGCTCGGCGGCGAGCAGCGCCCCGCCTCCCCCCGAGAAGACCTCGTACCGGGCTCCCGTGTCGGGCGCGACGAAGTAGCTCATGTTCTCGATCACGCCCGCCACCGGGAGGTTGACGCGGGAGGCCATGGCGGCGGCACGGCGCGCGACGCGCTGCGCGGCGAGCTGCGGGGTGGTGACGATCACGAACGACGACGTCGGCAGCAGGTTCGCGAGCGACAGGGCCACGTCGCCGGTGCCGGGGGGCAGGTCGACGAGCAGGTAGTCGGGGTCGTCCCACCAGACCTCGGTGATGAAGCTCGTGAGGGCCTTGTGGAGCATCGGCCCGCGCCAGATGACGGGGCTGTCCTCCTCGGTGAGGAAGCCGATCGACATCATCCGGACCCCGTGCGCCTCGACGGGCATCATCAGGTCGTCCACGGCGACGGCGGGCCGGGTGACGCCCATCATGCGGGGGATCGAGTACCCGTAGACGTCGGCGTCGAGGAGCCCCACGGTGGCGCCCCGGCCGGCGAGGGCCATGGCGAGGTTCGCGGTGATGCTCGACTTGCCGACGCCGCCCTTGCCCGAGGCGATGCCGATGACGGTGGTGCGGCCGCCCTCCTGGAAGGGCGACGGCCGGTCCGGGCCGGTGAGG
Proteins encoded in this region:
- a CDS encoding ATP-binding protein, with amino-acid sequence MSWPADGPVGLAAVEARVRAAVEAVAASDPNPTDPFRGLYVTDELAVAIARAGPAMDPEGRLRHAAERLGLDEVDAAVLAVCAAPELNPAYGRLYAYLHDDVTRKLPSPGLVARLVAGGGVAPGDVLARFGRDAPLRRLGALRLLDDRGQTPIADRAVKVADPVAALLLGADLDEAGGGGRLRREPVPAADPGRAEMLAELRALIACDTHLPLLVVGPDAPSLLAAALGTPLLVLDAVEAGDPDLMREARLAAALEGRRLVVEGLEGLEPAARRGALRTLSGMGERALVCGLGAEAAVALGDRTAIVVEAPAPTFTERRAAWAAHAGVDDVDDVAAKFRLSMSQIADAAEVARHTAAVEGLAGPEPRHLDLGARRASSGRLGELAARLDPAFGWEQLVLPERPTEVLHSISAYLRHRDLVLSEWGYGRTVARTQGLKTLFAGESGTGKTMAAQVLARDLGLQLFRIDLATVISKYIGETEKNLDRIFGAAEGSNAILFFDEADALFGKRSEVSDSHDRYANIEVAYLLQKMEGYSGAVILATNFRHNIDDAFLRRLDFVIDFPFPEADDRARIWRLVLPGEAPVDADVDIPFLASQFKLSGGGIRNASLAAAFLAAEDGRVIGMRHLVMGVALEYGKLGRLTLESDFERFHDLVRAPR
- a CDS encoding DUF4157 domain-containing protein is translated as MSGHGHEHDVAHDRGGAEREAEDAALSPVERLASSVGNRAFTALARHGDGILPDGRAHPDVAAAIAGARGGGRPLDDGVRDRFGPALGDPLDDVRVHDGRAADDLARSVAAKAFAVGRDVFFSEGSHAPGTPDGDRLLAHELTHVAQQRGAPTGGSLTVSQPGDPAEREADAAADELAG
- a CDS encoding FHA domain-containing protein, encoding MDEVFEVTGGRDQGARHGLAGDEARIGRDPSADIVLTDPRVSRRHARVWVDAGLLMIEDLDSTGGTSVNGRRIARPTALATGDVLTLGATDLRVLWAPAPAATVFGPAIVMDDPPPPPPPPPVEAPPPPPPPVAPPPPVDDAPGYEEPFAADEPLVVEEPPPPPPPDDAPPPPDEEPVAVPAPDPFPVEPPDWPPPPPPPPVADDPPPPPPPPEEDAYATFSRAAVPAPEAPLTPPPPPVDVGEPPPPPPPVDDLGTPPPPPPPVDVGPPPPPPPPVDPGPPPPPPPPVEVPPPPPVDAPPPPPPPPPPADAPTGEIGGDAGADAPEGTPKRKWFWQKKDE
- a CDS encoding class I SAM-dependent methyltransferase encodes the protein MPEPSPGDWRTVLIAHAALETGLLAAFAVPATPDDAARAAGLDARATRIVATALVGSGHLRAAPGGLLALTDTGALLVDPSPDGADPAGELHLDARAIRSHLRLAETLLTGDPPDDVSGGDRATRERFMRAMRQIAGPRADEAAVAIGPPRGHGRLLDVGGAPGTYARRLAGAGWDVTVLDLPDTLEIGAPDLHAAGIATVAGDATRGLPDGPWDAVYMGNVVHLLDPAEAAALVARAGAALAPRGLLAIQEVLGGASPQAPAFGVMMLLSTAGGDAYPEADYRAWMAAAGCPLERVVPIAAGWHHLLLGRRAP
- a CDS encoding acyl-CoA thioesterase is translated as MTRREVTADAGPTDRVPPYRFSARSRVDVADTDLGEVVYYGRYPVHIDRAVLAHRRHLGIPVLGPEGHLFVVRSLEIDYLTSARFDDEVEVLVRVSGLGRTSHTLDLRMERLGPDPAHVGDARLVIVGLSAYGGRPSRMPATMRDAILAFEDLGPGAA
- a CDS encoding amidohydrolase family protein, with the translated sequence MRPFGEDAALLDAAGADPGGLARLERDLEAGLGDLPYAGGVDAHVHIGRDRDGHALDADALVADLDRWGLAAAVCFPANEPGDDGAFTAANAAVAAAARRHPGRIIPFCRIDPSRPGAHAAMAAAAADGARGLKLHPVAQRLRPESPEFVAAVRDAAGRGWPVTIHAGYGARALEEPIATLVAAVPDARIVLAHAGRGDARALAARLAGWPGVMLDTSLAALADLVALPPGRLVFGSDRPYGDHGTALALVAAAARVAGWTGDEAGGVMGGNLRRWLP
- a CDS encoding tetratricopeptide repeat protein, with amino-acid sequence MSAATRERLARMLADGPIDLAEANLLICAEAGDGLDMASELAHVEGLAQLAREGGVVPVLRDQGFTGATEDYDDPDHSRLDRLLATRRGMPITLATLALAVAARVGAPMAGIGMPGHFIVADTGGAEPVYIDPFGGWRRLDLADCAALVERTSGLPFQPAFLDPVPPRAILARTLLNLRGSYLRRRRLDAALWTVEVGMIVAPDDAELVVGSVVLLTGAGRYEEAEAAATAFLAARPGDPAASAIEAQLQTLGDLRRRMN
- a CDS encoding nuclear transport factor 2 family protein, whose amino-acid sequence is MTSPAIAAQVLAANRRFYDALEALDAGAMEACWASSPAPACVHPGGPWQRGWEEVAAGWDAIMSATGYIEFEIADAVVSIVDPVAWVTCVERITSAVGEGGQTAVAEVAATNLFVLDGTGWHLALHHASPVIRPALVDE
- a CDS encoding 4Fe-4S dicluster domain-containing protein, coding for MAYVITEPCIGTKDTSCADVCPVDCIHPAAGEENHDEATMLYIDPAECIDCDACVEACPVDATMAEDDVPEKWEVFKEINKVYFEDGHAAGEKMVADYLASKA
- a CDS encoding Mrp/NBP35 family ATP-binding protein; translated protein: MSGAPTREGILAVLRDVHDPELHRSIVDLGMVGDVTVRGGRVDIAIRLTIAGCPLKAEIQRRVTEVVTPLAGVETLSITMDAMTDEERHRLRSGLTGPDRPSPFQEGGRTTVIGIASGKGGVGKSSITANLAMALAGRGATVGLLDADVYGYSIPRMMGVTRPAVAVDDLMMPVEAHGVRMMSIGFLTEEDSPVIWRGPMLHKALTSFITEVWWDDPDYLLVDLPPGTGDVALSLANLLPTSSFVIVTTPQLAAQRVARRAAAMASRVNLPVAGVIENMSYFVAPDTGARYEVFSGGGGALLAAELGVPLLGRIPLEPAVAEAGDRGLPVVAAHPGSPAALALMEAADAIVAAVPRPALSPS